The following coding sequences lie in one Anomaloglossus baeobatrachus isolate aAnoBae1 chromosome 7, aAnoBae1.hap1, whole genome shotgun sequence genomic window:
- the LOC142246694 gene encoding uncharacterized protein LOC142246694, translating to MRLWAADISDRDDDSKRINNLFTKANFVINILHLFIKCVETSDTGDSSGDSNGNSDSRNNSDSSGDSSNNSDSSNNSDSSGDSSNNSDSSGDSSNNSDSSNNSDSSGDSSNNSDSSGDSSNNSDSSGDSSNNSDSSNNSDSSGDSSNNSDSSGDSSNNSDSSNNSDSSGDSSNNSDSSGDSSNNSDSSGNSDSTGDSSNNSDSSGNSDSTGDSSNNSDSSGNSDSTGDSSNNSDSSGNSDSTGDSSNNSDSSSDSSGDSSNNSDSSGDSSGNSDSSGDSSNNSDSSSDSSNNSDSSGDSSNNSDSSSDSTNDSSGDSSSDISGDSSSDISGDSSSDSSGDSSNNSDSSGDSSSDSSGDSSNNSDSSGDSSSDSSSDISGDSSSDSSSDISGDSSGDSSSDISGDSSSDSSSDISGDSSNNSDSSGDSSSDSSSDISGDSSSDSSGDSSNNSDSSGDSSSDSSGDSSGDSSGDSSSDISGDSSSDSTNDSSGDSSSDISGDSSGNSDSSGDSSNNSDSSGDSSSDSSGDSSSGDSSNNSDSSGDSSSDSSGDSSSGDSSNNSDSSGDSSGDSSGDISGDSSSDISGDSSSDISGDSSSDSSSDISGDSSSDISGDSSSDISGDSSGDSSGDSPTAIGNKSDE from the exons ATGAGACTATGGGCTGCTGATATTTCAGACCGTGATGATGATTCCAAGAGGATCAATAATCTGTTTACAaaggcaaattttg TGATCAACATATTGCACTTGTTTATAAAATGTGTAGAGACTAGTGATACTGGTGACAGCAGCGGTGACAGCAATGGTAATagtgacagcaggaataatagtgACAGCAGCGGTGACAGCAGTAATAATAGTGACAGCAGTAATAATAGTGACAGTAGTGGTGACAGCAGTAATAATAGTGACAGCAGTGGTGACAGCAGTAATAATAGTGACAGCAGTAATAATAGTGACAGTAGTGGTGACAGCAGTAATAATAGTGACAGCAGTGGTGACAGCAGTAATAATAGTGACAGCAGTGGTGACAGCAGTAATAATAGTGACAGCAGTAATAATAGTGACAGTAGTGGTGACAGCAGTAATAATAGTGACAGCAGTGGTGACAGCAGTAATAATAGTGACAGCAGTAATAATAGTGACAGTAGTGGTGACAGCAGTAATAATAGTGACAGCAGTGGTGACAGCAGTAATAATAGTGACAGCAGTGGTAATAGTGACAGCACTGGTGACAGCAGTAATAATAGTGACAGCAGTGGTAATAGTGACAGCACTGGTGACAGCAGTAATAATAGTGACAGCAGTGGTAATAGTGACAGCACTGGTGACAGCAGTAATAATAGTGACAGCAGTGGTAATAGTGACAGCACTGGTGACAGCAGTAATAATAGTGACAGCAGTAGTGACAGCAGTGGTGACAGCAGTAATAATAGTGACAGCAGTGGTGACAGCAGTGGTAATAGTGACAGCAGTGGTGACAGCAGTAATAATAGTGACAGCAGTAGTGACAGCAGTAATAATAGTGACAGTAGTGGTGACAGCAGTAATAATAGTGACAGCAGTAGTGACAGCACTAATGACAGCAGTGGTGACAGCAGTAGTGACATTAGTGGTGACAGCAGTAGTGACATTAGTGGTGACAGCAGTAGTGACAGCAGTGGTGACAGCAGTAATAATAGTGACAGCAGTGGTGACAGCAGTAGTGACAGCAGTGGTGACAGCAGTAATAATAGTGACAGCAGTGGTGACAGCAGTAGTGACAGCAGTAGTGACATTAGTGGTGACAGCAGTAGTGACAGCAGTAGTGACATTAGTGGTGACAGCAGTGGTGACAGCAGTAGTGACATTAGTGGTGACAGCAGTAGTGACAGCAGTAGTGACATTAGTGGTGACAGCAGTAATAATAGTGACAGCAGTGGTGACAGCAGTAGTGACAGCAGTAGTGACATTAGTGGTGACAGCAGTAGTGACAGCAGTGGTGACAGCAGTAATAATAGTGACAGCAGTGGTGACAGCAGTAGTGACAGCAGTGGTGACAGCAGTGGTGACAGCAGTGGTGACAGCAGTAGTGACATTAGTGGTGACAGCAGTAGTGACAGCACTAATGACAGCAGTGGTGACAGCAGTAGTGACATTAGTGGTGACAGCAGTGGTAATAGTGACAGCAGTGGTGACAGCAGTAATAATAGTGACAGCAGTGGTGACAGCAGTAGTGACAGCAGTGGTGACAGCAGTAGTGGTGACAGCAGTAATAATAGTGACAGCAGTGGTGACAGCAGTAGTGACAGCAGTGGTGACAGCAGTAGTGGTGACAGCAGTAATAATAGTGACAGCAGTGGTGACAGCAGTGGTGACAGCAGTGGTGACATTAGTGGTGACAGCAGTAGTGACATTAGTGGTGACAGCAGTAGTGACATTAGTGGTGACAGCAGTAGTGACAGCAGTAGTGACATTAGTGGTGACAGCAGTAGTGACATTAGTGGTGACAGCAGTAGTGACATTAGTGGTGACAGCAGTGGTGACAGCAGTGGTGACAGCCCCACAGCCATCGGCAATAAAAGCGATGAGTGA